The Tenebrio molitor chromosome 5, icTenMoli1.1, whole genome shotgun sequence genome segment TCTTCGATCTGTTGATTATCTTCGTTGTCGTAGATCTTGTTGCCTTCTATCGCCAACTGATCTATGTGCTGCTTGTTGAAATTTTGCTTCTCGGCATTCTTAATCGGCTCGTTCGCCTCCCCGAACGCGAAGTTGTCGTAGATGTGCTGGTCGAACACTTCGTGGGCGCCGTTCTCTTTGTCGGCCTCGTCCGCCCTCTTCGCGTCCTCCTTCAGCGCGATATCGTTGATCTTGTTCCGGTAGCGATTGTTGATCGTCTCGTCCGGCAGCTCGTTCTTCTCCTCTTCAGTCTTCTTCTCCACGTCGCGCTTCTCGGGCACGGGCACCACTCCCTCCGGTAGTTTCTTCAGGTACGGCAGCGGCGGGCGGTTTTTGTTGGCACTCTTCGGGGTCACCGTGGGGATGAGGAGGGGCCGCGCCCCGTTCAGGCTGCCCTGCGACGCCTGCAGGCTCGACGATGTCGTCGACTTCGTCGGGGTCTTTAAGTTTTGGTTGGGGGGACCCAGGATCATCCGTTGCTGGGCTTCGGGCCGCGGAGCTTCCGCCGCGGGTTTTTCGTCGAGCTTGATCTGGTACTGGTTGGGGTCGATCTGGAGTTGCTTGCTGAAGTTGTGCGTCTGGTGGGGCGACGACGTCTCCGGGACCACCTTCGGAGCTTGGATGGATTCGTAACCCGAGCATTTTCCCTGAATGGGAAACATTTATCTTACAAACTTTCCAAACATAACAGCGAAACATTAATGTTATTCCTAAACTAGATACTTTTTAGAAATAAAGAATatgtattacaaaaaaaaaacctgtttCAATCAACATCAAAACCGAAAATAACCAATGAATTTATGCATCTGGTTCTTGTAATTTCTTCTGTTGTTCAGCGAATTTTGAGGTAAGTTGTGGAAGTGGcaacgagtttttttttttcatctgattatttccttcatatgtttagcaaccaattgcgtgacaaatattgaccaataatcaaaacagaaaacaaaaaataacccgataaaatttctctaaaatgcacactgtgcaataattggataaaaaatgtcgctacctgattttttttttaaataatttattttgaataaaaaggattggaaataatcagccgtatacccctcgtgcaaaattttaatatcggcaaatttttggccaatgaactcaaacatccataaattattcggtcagaagaccaattattatcaaataaaagccctcgacttcgtctcgtgctcttatttgctaataattggtcttctgacctcatttatggatgttttcgttcattagcaaaaaattttgcacttgggatataatatgtgataaaagaattttaaaaccGACAATGCTTCAATTAAATCACACCTACTTTATGTACACACTGTCATCCTACATGTTCACATTTTCACGATTAATGCAATGAAACAAAAGTGGCACATTCATGCTCAATCACACAAAATTATTCATCTTTTTGTtaagttgtcattaaaaaaaactgaccCAGTATCTGTTAACTTCCTGAAtgcaattgaattttttttcaatgaaactttttatcaatacaaaatatttttattacctaaGTCAAATCAGCTaaatctaaattaaaaatgttgttactgATATTACTCCCAATCATttaataatgtcaataaagtTAATCCACATGTACCACTTTGCTtatctttcttatttattGATGTGACATTACACctgtgcaaaaaaatattttgagttaTTTCatgtctttaattttttttttgacataaattaaaTGTCAGCTTTTGAATTAGGTACTTTTATCTCTCATTGcataatttcaattcaaataaataaaaactcacCCTCAACTCTGCCATTTCCCTCTGTAATTCATGGTTTATCTTTGTCAAATGATTGATGTTGCTCTGGTCTTCACCATTATCCTTCACATGTTGCTCTACTTGCTTTTGCAAATCCTCCTTGTCAGCTTGCAGATGTTCAGTTTTATCTAACAACTCAAGATATTTGCTCTGCAAATGAAAAACCATTAAGTCAATAAACACTATCCTTGAGCACCACCTTCAAGCTTTCCTTTGAAACTTTGACCTCCTTGAGCTCTTCCTGCACCTGTTTCAACTTGGCTTGCATATCATCATATTGTGtttgcaataaattaaaatgctgCTGCAGGgtggtaaatctgacattggCCTCATTGATGgatttctcatttttcaatttctccTCATTTAGTTTATTTTCCAAGTCATGCTTAACTTGCTGGTGTTCTGCTTTCTCTGTCTTTAATGACTTCTCCAGTCGTTGCTTATAATCTGATATGACTGCAAAATCAATCAAAATCGGTCAGAATCGAGTCGACGCGCGATCCTAAAGCAAACCTTGAAGCTGCGTTGATAAGTTCTCTTCCTGCTGATGGCAGATTTCATTGGACTTTCTGGCATCCTCAAGTTGGGAAAGTGTGTTGTTGTAACACGCTATGATTCCGGTTATTATCAAAACTCCGCATATGTACAGAAAGATTCGGGCCTTGGTGCCGCGCACTATTCTTGAGGTGGTCATCACATTTATTTCAGAAATATCGCCTATTGTTTATAAACATAAAGTGACACAATTTGAACGTAACCTTTACTTTCACATTTGACACTTGACTGAATCAATCACGGTGCAGGCAACTGCGATACCGACACCAACGCACAATGCAAATAAACGCAGGACGCAATCACCGGCGTTAAATGCGAATAGCTATAGTTGTGATGAGTAAAATTgcaataaattgaaattgcaAGGAACGCGTTGAAAGGTGCGGAATAAAATGGTACGATTGGGGtttgtaaattcaaaaaacgaTCTGCGGCAACATTGCGGGGCTAAATTccccagattttttttagcgGAAGAGGTCTCAAACACGcaaacgtcaaacaaaaattgacaaatggtGACAGTAGTTAAAAATGGCTAGTGTCGGTTTTAGGTGGTTAGATATCTTAGAAAAAGAATTCGACAAGGCTTTTGTAGACTTAGATTTAGCAGTAGGTGAGTAAGCTCGCGTTTCGTAACAACATTGTCACAATTGCGCCCGTACTATCATTTATCATAACGAAGCGGACACATGACTtcatgtttttgtttatttcccCGTCCTGTGCCCGATTTGGacgttaattaaaaagaaacagATCGTTTTTCTCGCCGCACGACCGTTCGCGATTGTTGCGACTTGTCATTTTAGTGCGGTTGTCGTAAACTTGTTGCTACGAAATCTGCTTTGTATTTCAGGTGAACTCGACTCTGAAGAACCAGATGTTGTTTTCAATGTTCGCCAGAAATTATGCAGCCTTAGCTCATGCTTCGCACAACTCACCCACAAGGCACAGACCATTTTTCAGAATAGTGCAAAAATCGAGGTAAGTTTCAGTCACGACACTcttgaaatattaatttttattaaaaactacaaaaatagCTTTACATTGGGTAACTAACTATACTGCGACTTGTTGCAAGTTTGCTTCTTCATATTCATCCTCTTCAGGTTGTTTCACTGTGGTTTTTGCTTCCAAGTGTTCTGTGGTTTCTTGGAGTTCAGTCTGGGTTTCGCAGTCGAAATTGCCCCTCACGTCGATTATGCTCTGCATATCTGGATCACAATTTGTCAGTAGAGACCTTTCCGTCGGTGTTGTGTCATTAGCTTCGGCTTTTTTCCCGAATATTTGCGCGATCAGTTTCTTTGTTCTTTCCCTCTTGTTTTCAGTCGATTCGGGAGTCGTCGAAGACTCGACCCCATCGTTTGAGGACCCCATGTTGTCCTTAATGGCGTCTGTAACTTCGCCTAATTTCTGTGTTAAATTCTGATTAATCGCGTCGATTTTGCTTCTGTTGTAATAATAGTAGAGGTAGGCAGTGTTTACTTTCGCCTCCATCCCCGCGATTATCCTCGAGATGTTCCTAAAATATTCGTCGATCATCTCTGTGGAATTTCCACGATCCAGACCCTCCACTATTCCTTTTATTTCTTCCACGGAACTCGTGATGTCATCGCTCCGCCTGTACAAAGACGAGATCTTCTTTTCCATCTCCTTCAGATCGCGTAAcaacaactgaaaaaatacaacttACTCCCGTTACGAGCAAATAGTTCATTCGGAATTCTGACGCTCACATTTACATTCTTCGACGACAGCGCTCCGTTCTCATCGGCCAAAGTGTCTTGAATTAGCGAAAACAAAGCGTTCAAATGGTCAGTGACTTTCTTCAGGTTGCCGTCGAATTGGCGATGTCCTTGGGTCATTTTCTCGTAAAGACTGACGATGTTGGTATTGGCCTGATGCAAGTTTCTCGTCACATGTCCGTCGTGATTTTTGATGaccttttccaaatttttaatGTCTTTAATTTCGATGGCGGTTCTAAAACCCACACGATTTGTACAGAACCCGTCGACGAAAAATGATTATCAAATTTACTTTTGCTCGAAAGTCTCGATCagtttttccaaaatgtcGCTAATTTTGGATTCGATCTGGGACTCGTCCATTTGCAGCCTGTAGCAGCTGTCCATGAACAGGTTTTGGGCGAAGAAGACCTTCTCAAAATTCGAATCGATCTTCTCGTTCAGTTTGTTGATTTGGGACTCGTCTAGACCGTTTTGCAGTCaattccagtttttttttttttaacttattgATAATTACCTGACTGTGGAGGTTCTTTGTTCGAGATTTTACCGATGAGAACCATAAGGGCTCGCAAACCATTTTGGATTTCTGTTTTTGTGGAATTTAAGATGGTTTCTAGCGAGGTCTGTTTGTTTTGCAATATTGTCCcagttttccaattttccgagTTCATTTCGCCCacctaaaataatttttaaacgattttaCAATTTGTGAAAGTCGCCGCTGATAAAAACCGCGAGGCAGCCGTAATTTATTCTCTTAATCTTTTGCTAATAGTATTTCCTTGACACAAATGTTGAGTTAAATGGTTTTAACGTTACACTAATTACagatttattcatttttatttgatgagAATTACTGTTGTCTCTTTGGTATTCGTTAcccaaatcttttttaatttgttttttgggtAGTAATAATTTGTAGGCGCGGAATGCttaagatttaatttattgccTCAAGGTTTTAAGCCAGGTATTTGTGTAACCGCAGTAGATTTTTtcttagaaataattaatacgTCAATTGGCGAAAAATCATTGGTAgactaataaaaataattaaattgtttttcgaaGAATCGGGAGTAAGgaatgttaaaattattaaaccgcaaataaatgttttttaaaataggaaaaataaaaaagaatgaTGGACCTAAAAGCGGAAGTGAACGTAATAATGACACGttctatttataaatatttatcgaCTTATCAGGTCCTCCCAAATACTATTTTCATTCAGTGTCGGCAGTTAACAGTTCAAATAATGTAATCTACaatctagtttttttttttttttaatttgctgtcATTTGTACGTGTGTTGAAAAAACGCTTTTGACGTACAAAGCTGTGAAATATTTAACTGTAGGACAGtaatgtacagttggttgcaaaaaaaaacgggaaaaggatattttcctaatgtaaatttggtttagTTCATtcgtcaattaattgtctacttgacaatacttgtcaaataatttttttaaatgtcattgaattttaaccataattctaacctatctaaAAAtgcgtcaattttattttgacagttcccggtttttttttgcaaccaaccgTACAACCCACGCTCCGTTGTAAGACACTGATAAGGCGTTCAATTTTACACGATGTGATAAACGAATGAATACGGTTTATCATGTCTGTTTTATGACGTGCTGTTCAGATCCGGAAATTAGACTATTTTTTAACTAACGCAGAGAATTGTTTCCGcaagcatttttatttcgttctCGTTTGTCATTATTTTGAAAGCACGGAGTGCTCAAGATCAATATCGAATGATGCAAAAGCAATGGACAGTCAAATGTTGTTTTGTTGATGAAGGTTCAATCTGATTGGTAGTCAGAGTGTGTGATTAAAGTTTCAAGCAACGGTCAAGTTGCATAAAAAAGTCTTGCTTTGCCatttcaacaaaatgaaaaagttttcttttttccactagtgttaaaaaggtCGTTTTTAATCAATATTGTGCGTCTAGAATGGGGTTTTGTacataatgtaaaataatgtaCGGTGCGACAAAAGAAATAGTTAAAGTAGGCTATGAACAAAAAGCGTGTGTCTTAACCTATTTCTTTATTTGCGTGATGATACTGAGTCTTTCGAATGTCCACTACCAGTTTTTTTCAACACTTcccttttttcaaaataatttaacagtttTCCGTACAACTTGGTAAACGTCGTCATAAGAATGATCGGCTGGTTCGACgacactgttttttttttaattttttttttttacagtttgGGAAACTTTATTTGATGATTTTTAACTGGTTGCTTAAGTTACGCAATTCAAcctaatttctatttttacattttatcagTTATGTATTTCTTTCCTGAGAATTTTCTTTGGCAGAGGCAATGATGTAAAATGTTACGTATGCAACTTGTgtgtaaatcattttctttCGCGTAGGACTACAACACTCCCTGCGGTCCTGCCTGTAAACTTCCCATTTCTAAAAAAGTAATATAAAAAGCTATTTCAATTATTCCGACGAAGCAGCGCAAGTAACAAAGTAAATTGATAGAATGTTTGTGTTATGAAAGATTCGTTTCCAAATTTGAAGCAAAGGCAGGCGCCACTTGGAACTAGCTTGCAGAAATCGTTTGGCAAATGAAAATCTAGATAAAATTTATCCAATCGATATAACAAGCGTGAGTCTTGTTACATCGGACATTCAACCATGACAGTCACATTAAtctttttcctttattttcagttaattaattaaattacaagTTCAACGTTGTTGTAACTTTTTGAGACatcgattttttaatgtaGATATAATAAGCCGTGCGTTACTGCCACgtgaacatttttaatgaGTTATTCTTCTgagatattaatttttttcttttaattgtcCAAAATTCGTCgagatttgaaaaaatatgttttagtACGTATCAATCAACATTTTATagtattatttttcactatctATTGTAATGTTTGTATTAGACACAGAGAGATATTAACGTCTTTATTTTATCGCACGAGTGTGATAAAATATTCATTGTTAATATTACAGAGAATATAATTCATGTGTCACATAATCTCTTTTCAACGGTTTTAATTGGTTGAAATAGAAAATGTAAGAGGATATTATAGTGATAGTACGAGTATAAGACAAAAGATTCCTATCACTTTATTTTAGTCCGTTGCTAACAGTAacgacatttattaaatttgattcCTTCTCTCATTAAATATTATCTCGTGACATGATTAATAATCGATTAGATGACTCGTGAAACCGGAGCAGCACGAATATGCAGCTCAGTTTCACTCGGTATAATCGATGATCATCGTACTACTTGTTATATTATAGCTGAAAAtgcgtttaaaatttaacagcGAGGACATTTTGCACGTTTCCTTGTTCCGGTTAGATTCACATTGAatccaattaaaattgaatattttagtCAAGACTTTGAGATTTTTAAATCCCCTTTCACGTTTCATTCTACAGAGTTGAAAAGAAATTGTACGAAGTTACTCCCTTGTAAGTTTCATCGATTCCTCAAgttttcgtaatttttttacaactctCTCATCGCTCTAGTGATCAGGACACGCAACTTCCATTTACAAGAATATCAAGGTTAATATTTGTTTATTACTAAAATATGAATAACTAGAATGTAAGGAAATTGGATTTCCATTCCAGATAATGCTGTTGacactaaatattttattgtaaacagTTTTTATACTGACGGAATGAAACGCATTCCGAcggaattacattttttatgagTCAACAGTGCaaagagaaaaagaaaattcataTTATTgcttagaaaaaatattaaaacgtGTTATTTAAAAGAccatcaaagaaaaaaatgttctcttcttttttaattcttaATCAAATGTATGTATcgtacttaaataaaaattcagtcttctcttgaaattgttttaatgtGATACTGCGTCCCTCAGTGGTAATGAGTTGTTGCGCCATCTTGTTGAAAAAGACGTAGTTCCTCCATGAGCTTTAAAATGTCCTATAAAAGTCAGATTGCTTCTGTTTTCCTAAGTGGGAATTTTTATCACCGACATTAACTCGGAATGTATTTTTGAACAACAAACGGGTAGACGGCACAGAAATAGATTCGGCACAGGTTCGATTGCAGACACATCCTGAGAAAATGATTAAGTAAAGAGCGGCAGTCATTAGGACGTCCTTTATAGCGCCATAAATTTATCGCCGAATTAATTCTGCAAGAACCAGCAGCGCTGAAAATTGTGTTTAAGACATAATAGGATTAACAAGAGGGCCGTAAAACAAATAGGCGAACCAAGTATTGCCATTAAGCGGATCAAAAAACGCACCCGACGACAATCATAAATGATTGGTTTCTTGTTGAATTGCGAATTACGTAAAGCCTTTCATGTGGTTTTACCGGTGTGGTAATCAAGAAGTTGTGCAAAAAATCTATAGGAAATTACCTGCGATGTAGGGATGACGTTGCATAATCGGGATTTAgtggcatttaaaaatgataaagcGAAAAGAGCCTCCAGCGGAGCGCCAGGATTAACTCCTAATTAAAAAACTTCCACCTGCGGGGCACACCCGAAAGGTTTACGTCCGGATCAAAGGGAAAAAATCCGCCGGCGCTGATTCAACTTTACGATTATTCCTGTAAATGTTTTCGACTCACTTTAACGGCGTATTCGTTCAGTTCCCTTTTCAGTTCCAGCTTGAGGCTTTTCAAAAATCGATCCGTTTCGTTGACGACCTTCAGTCCCTCTCCGATGCTCTCCTCGAACCTGCCAAAATCTCTTGTGGCGTTCGCGTACAGAGTCGCAATTGCCTTGTTCGACTTGTCGTTGAAGCTCTGCATCAGCAACATTTGCTCCTTCAGGTTCACCTGAAACTCGAACGCTTTCAGTCAGTTCGTGCAGATTGCGGACGGGTCTTGGAGGGCACTTTCCAGTTGAAGTGTTCCATTCCGCATGATTTAAAAGTCCAAGCGGGGGCGCAGTGGAGTGGGTACTACGAGGCAATAAAGAAAAGGTCACGAATAGTATCAAGCTTGGAAGGAACCAAACATGTAGAACACGTTTGAGGATAGCGATGCAGAGACTGTCCAAGAGAAGGTTTTTCTCTTGGGGGCAAAATTTGACCTCTGAGTACCCGCTGGACCGTTTTTACCACCCTAGTTTTGCTCTCACTTCGAAGATTTCGTTGGTGTTGTTCAGAATATTCTCCTCCGTGACGCTTTGGCTGGTTTTCAAGTCGTCGATGGCAGTGATGGCGTCCGACAGCTCGATCTCGATGTCTTCGTTCTTCCTGGTGAAACTGTCGTCCATCTTTTCCAAACGCGTCACCGTCGCCTCCAGTTTACCCTGAAATTATCCTCCGTGTAAACCAACACCAAACATTCTACCAACCAACTCGCCTGTATCTTGTTCGTGGTGGTTTCTAATTTCCTGTCGATGTAGTTGAGTCTGTGACTGATGCCTTCGTAGACGCCGTCCACTTTCTTCACCAGGTTGGTCTTGGCGATGTCgtctttgaaatttttcgTGCTGATGTTCTCCGAGATCTTGTCCAAGTTCAGCATCACCAGCGATTCCAGTCGGATTATTTTCGTATCGATCGATTCGAGTTTTCTTTGGTACTGTTCTAATTTGTCTTCGAGGGTGGGTGAGAGGTGCATCGAGTAGATGCTGTCCAAGTTCCTGAGCCGTTCCTCTATCGACATCAGGATCGACTGCAAGTCCTGCAAAATTTCAGCTTT includes the following:
- the LOC138132210 gene encoding Golgi integral membrane protein 4 isoform X1 produces the protein MTTSRIVRGTKARIFLYICGVLIITGIIACYNNTLSQLEDARKSNEICHQQEENLSTQLQVISDYKQRLEKSLKTEKAEHQQVKHDLENKLNEEKLKNEKSINEANVRFTTLQQHFNLLQTQYDDMQAKLKQVQEELKEVKVSKESLKSKYLELLDKTEHLQADKEDLQKQVEQHVKDNGEDQSNINHLTKINHELQREMAELRGKCSGYESIQAPKVVPETSSPHQTHNFSKQLQIDPNQYQIKLDEKPAAEAPRPEAQQRMILGPPNQNLKTPTKSTTSSSLQASQGSLNGARPLLIPTVTPKSANKNRPPLPYLKKLPEGVVPVPEKRDVEKKTEEEKNELPDETINNRYRNKINDIALKEDAKRADEADKENGAHEVFDQHIYDNFAFGEANEPIKNAEKQNFNKQHIDQLAIEGNKIYDNEDNQQIEENEPEDDDPDYADNMGRMKDPVVRN
- the LOC138132210 gene encoding Golgi integral membrane protein 4 isoform X2, coding for MTTSRIVRGTKARIFLYICGVLIITGIIACYNNTLSQLEDARKSNEICHQQEENLSTQLQVISDYKQRLEKSLKTEKAEHQQVKHDLENKLNEEKLKNEKSINEANVRFTTLQQHFNLLQTQYDDMQAKLKQVQEELKEVKVSKESLKSKYLELLDKTEHLQADKEDLQKQVEQHVKDNGEDQSNINHLTKINHELQREMAELRGKCSGYESIQAPKVVPETSSPHQTHNFSKQLQIDPNQYQIKLDEKPAAEAPRPEAQQRMILGPPNQNLKTPTKSTTSSSLQASQGSLNGARPLLIPTVTPKSANKNRPPLPYLKKLPEGVVPVPEKRDVEKKTEEEKNELPDETINNRYRNKINDIALKEDAKRADEADKENGAHEVFDQHIYDNFAFGEANEPIKNAEKQNFNKQHIDQLAIEGNKIYDNEDNQQIEENEPEDDYADNMGRMKDPVVRN
- the LOC138132208 gene encoding putative leucine-rich repeat-containing protein DDB_G0290503 translates to MVWTYFAIAVNLFVCGVVAVPTQNDIAKSFQAAVHHQDLQSILMSIEERLRNLDSIYSMHLSPTLEDKLEQYQRKLESIDTKIIRLESLVMLNLDKISENISTKNFKDDIAKTNLVKKVDGVYEGISHRLNYIDRKLETTTNKIQGKLEATVTRLEKMDDSFTRKNEDIEIELSDAITAIDDLKTSQSVTEENILNNTNEIFEVNLKEQMLLMQSFNDKSNKAIATLYANATRDFGRFEESIGEGLKVVNETDRFLKSLKLELKRELNEYAVKVGEMNSENWKTGTILQNKQTSLETILNSTKTEIQNGLRALMVLIGKISNKEPPQSDESQINKLNEKIDSNFEKVFFAQNLFMDSCYRLQMDESQIESKISDILEKLIETFEQKTAIEIKDIKNLEKVIKNHDGHVTRNLHQANTNIVSLYEKMTQGHRQFDGNLKKVTDHLNALFSLIQDTLADENGALSSKNVNLLLRDLKEMEKKISSLYRRSDDITSSVEEIKGIVEGLDRGNSTEMIDEYFRNISRIIAGMEAKVNTAYLYYYYNRSKIDAINQNLTQKLGEVTDAIKDNMGSSNDGVESSTTPESTENKRERTKKLIAQIFGKKAEANDTTPTERSLLTNCDPDMQSIIDVRGNFDCETQTELQETTEHLEAKTTVKQPEEDEYEEANLQQVAV